Proteins encoded by one window of Cystobacter ferrugineus:
- a CDS encoding Imm52 family immunity protein, with amino-acid sequence MTEDYYVGAYWGVRKETALECARRAELFFHMLARCDPSFVQWYRAGRGFPRELPGHPVRTEVEALEKWLLQGRNRTDVGKHVIEDLGFSQMMWNAKKEATEISIHCGGYSPWGGPNSCLLKPTRESPIRERLLRVSVLAEVLTSMAIAWDPDFAMASSSEMVELLEKQGFEVRVGWLTYLSRRRGRLPPLPAPVRIEPVGALGWLLVLSPEPMTASNPEHVAFTSRVRELLDRAGLIAWPRPEPAGE; translated from the coding sequence CGCGCGGAACTCTTCTTCCACATGCTGGCGCGGTGTGACCCGTCCTTCGTCCAATGGTACAGAGCAGGTCGGGGTTTCCCCCGCGAGTTGCCAGGCCATCCGGTCCGCACAGAGGTGGAGGCGCTGGAGAAGTGGCTCCTCCAGGGCAGGAATCGCACGGATGTCGGTAAGCATGTCATCGAGGATCTGGGCTTCAGCCAGATGATGTGGAATGCGAAGAAGGAGGCCACGGAAATCAGCATCCACTGTGGTGGATACTCTCCCTGGGGCGGCCCCAATTCATGTCTGTTGAAGCCGACCCGGGAAAGCCCGATACGGGAGCGGCTCCTGCGCGTCTCGGTTCTGGCCGAAGTGCTCACCTCCATGGCCATCGCGTGGGACCCGGACTTCGCCATGGCCAGCTCATCGGAGATGGTGGAGCTGCTGGAGAAGCAGGGATTCGAGGTGCGGGTGGGTTGGCTGACGTACCTGTCGCGCCGCCGGGGCCGGTTGCCACCGCTGCCCGCGCCCGTACGCATCGAGCCGGTGGGGGCTTTGGGATGGCTCCTCGTCCTCTCCCCCGAGCCCATGACGGCGAGCAACCCCGAGCACGTGGCGTTCACCTCCCGCGTGCGTGAGTTGCTCGACCGGGCGGGCCTCATCGCGTGGCCGAGGCCCGAACCCGCAGGCGAGTAA
- a CDS encoding lipocalin-like domain-containing protein, which yields MTRASGLVIGVTVVLVGLAAGAGWVSREAAPPPARTTTLKVSEALGARTGGDEGYKRALEPREFHFPEDHGPHPGFRNEWWYWTGHLATADGREFGYQFTLFRSSLAPGESERASAWGARQIYMGHLTVSDLQGGRFHAFERFSRSALGLAGARTEPLRVWLEDWSAEAVGGTALPLRLTARSGDVSLSLVLEEGKPVVLQGDRGLSQKGSEPGNASYYYSLPRMPTRGEVTVDGHAYAVTGESWMDREWSTSALGKEQVGWDWFSLQLSDGSELMYYQLRRRDGTVDPFTAGTLVPARGEPVHLTAKDARLEVLGTWKSPRTGVEYPARWRLELPSRDLSLELTPALADQELPVTVRYWEGAVRLSGHHEGQPVEGRGYVELTGYGDTPPRER from the coding sequence ATGACTCGCGCGAGTGGACTGGTCATCGGCGTGACGGTGGTGCTCGTGGGGCTCGCGGCGGGCGCGGGGTGGGTGTCTCGCGAGGCGGCGCCGCCTCCGGCGCGGACGACCACCCTGAAGGTCTCCGAGGCGCTCGGAGCCAGGACGGGAGGAGACGAGGGGTACAAGCGGGCGCTCGAGCCCCGGGAGTTCCACTTCCCCGAGGACCATGGCCCCCACCCGGGCTTCCGCAACGAGTGGTGGTACTGGACGGGCCACCTCGCCACGGCGGACGGGCGCGAGTTCGGCTACCAGTTCACCCTGTTCCGCAGTTCCCTGGCACCCGGTGAGTCCGAGCGCGCGTCCGCATGGGGGGCGCGGCAGATCTACATGGGACACCTCACGGTCTCGGACCTCCAGGGGGGTCGCTTCCACGCCTTCGAGCGCTTCAGCCGGAGTGCCCTGGGGCTCGCGGGAGCACGAACCGAGCCCTTGCGGGTGTGGCTGGAGGACTGGAGCGCGGAGGCGGTGGGCGGAACGGCCCTGCCGCTGCGGCTCACCGCGCGGAGTGGGGACGTGTCGCTGTCGCTCGTGCTGGAGGAGGGCAAGCCCGTGGTGCTCCAGGGAGACCGGGGCCTGAGCCAGAAGGGGTCCGAGCCGGGCAATGCCTCCTATTACTACTCACTGCCGCGCATGCCCACGCGCGGAGAGGTGACGGTGGACGGCCACGCCTACGCGGTGACGGGTGAGAGCTGGATGGACCGCGAGTGGAGCACGAGCGCGCTCGGCAAGGAGCAGGTGGGTTGGGATTGGTTCTCGCTCCAGCTCTCGGACGGCAGCGAGCTCATGTACTACCAACTGCGCCGGCGCGACGGCACGGTGGATCCCTTCACCGCGGGCACGCTCGTTCCCGCCCGAGGCGAGCCCGTGCACCTGACCGCGAAGGACGCGCGGCTGGAGGTGCTCGGCACGTGGAAGAGCCCCCGGACGGGGGTGGAGTACCCCGCGCGCTGGCGACTCGAGTTGCCCTCGCGAGACCTCTCTCTGGAACTGACGCCCGCGCTCGCCGATCAGGAATTGCCCGTGACCGTGCGCTACTGGGAAGGCGCGGTGCGCCTGTCGGGCCACCATGAAGGACAACCCGTGGAGGGACGGGGCTACGTGGAGCTGACAGGCTATGGAGACACCCCGCCCCGCGAGCGCTGA
- a CDS encoding FtsX-like permease family protein — MKQRLLFRASLRHLGGHPWLTALSLLGIALGVAVVVSIDLANASALRAFERSTDTVTGRATHQLVGGPSGVPETVYRDLRLLPGAPVSAPMVEGSVRARSGDQRPLTVLGVDPFAEGPFRSYVPQGGGQVDMGTFLTEPGAALLTERTARALEVKAGDALRVAVEGVEKRLRVLAVLTPGDEGSARAMEGLVVTDIATAQELFDQEGRLSRIDLRLPEGAQAEASLERLRPLLPEGVEVVRPRARGNAVAQMTRAFRTNLTALSLLALVVGTFLIYNTMTFSVVQRREQLGRLRALGVTRNELFALVLGEAGVLGAVGTVAGVLLGILLGRGLVELVTRTINDLYLSVSVRGLALEPFTLGKGLVLGLGATLAAALRPAWEAARSAPALTLRRSTLEDVAHGRAPRLALTGVAVLAAGVGLLALPTRELLPAYAGLFSVLLGASLLVPWLTALLAQGAAGPLGGAFGLLGRMAARGVTASLSRTAVALAALMVAVATTVGVGLMVTSFRGTVADWLGSSLVADIYVSPPSLVARRGGAAFQPGLAERVRTTPGVASSSTMRTAQVRVDGVPTDVRAVDFGETPTRPYRFKEGDAARVWKELEAADTVLVSEPFASHRGVGLGSRVELATDGGPASFRVVGVYFDYGSDAGTVMMPRSTWLHHFRDETVSGVALYAAPEQDVDALVARVRERVGTEQMLDIRSNRTLRETSLEVFDRTFTITHVLRLLAIGVAFVGVLSALMALQLERAREFAVLRATGLTPRQLWALVSLQTGLLGALAGLFSLPLGVALAYVLVHVINQRSFGWTLQLVVAPPVLFQALGLALLAAALAGLYPSWKMSRANPARALREE, encoded by the coding sequence GTGAAACAGCGCCTGCTCTTCCGCGCGAGCCTGCGCCATCTGGGCGGCCACCCGTGGCTCACCGCGCTGTCGCTGCTGGGAATCGCGCTCGGGGTGGCGGTGGTGGTGTCCATCGACCTGGCCAATGCGAGCGCCCTGCGCGCCTTCGAGCGCTCCACGGACACGGTGACGGGCCGCGCCACGCACCAGCTCGTGGGCGGGCCCTCGGGGGTGCCGGAGACGGTGTACCGCGACCTGCGCCTGCTGCCCGGCGCACCCGTGTCCGCCCCCATGGTGGAGGGCTCCGTGCGCGCGCGCAGTGGCGACCAGCGGCCCCTCACCGTGCTCGGGGTGGACCCGTTCGCCGAGGGCCCCTTCCGCTCCTATGTGCCCCAGGGCGGAGGCCAGGTGGACATGGGCACCTTCCTCACCGAGCCCGGCGCCGCGCTGCTCACCGAGCGCACCGCGCGCGCCCTGGAGGTGAAGGCGGGAGATGCCCTGCGGGTGGCGGTGGAGGGCGTGGAGAAGCGGCTGCGCGTGCTGGCGGTGCTGACGCCCGGCGACGAGGGCAGCGCCCGGGCGATGGAGGGGCTCGTGGTCACCGACATCGCCACCGCGCAGGAGCTGTTCGACCAGGAGGGACGCCTCTCGCGCATCGATCTCCGGCTGCCCGAGGGCGCGCAGGCGGAGGCCTCGCTGGAGCGCCTGCGTCCGCTGCTGCCCGAGGGCGTGGAGGTGGTGCGGCCGCGCGCCCGGGGCAACGCGGTGGCGCAGATGACACGGGCGTTCCGCACCAACCTCACCGCGCTGTCGCTGCTGGCGCTCGTGGTGGGCACCTTCCTCATCTACAACACGATGACCTTCTCGGTGGTGCAGCGGCGCGAGCAGCTCGGCCGACTGCGCGCGCTGGGCGTCACCCGGAATGAGCTCTTCGCGCTGGTGCTCGGCGAGGCGGGCGTGCTGGGCGCGGTGGGCACCGTGGCCGGCGTGCTGCTGGGCATCCTGCTCGGGCGGGGCCTGGTGGAGCTCGTCACCCGGACGATCAATGACCTGTACCTCTCGGTGAGCGTGCGGGGCCTCGCGCTGGAGCCCTTCACGCTGGGCAAGGGGCTGGTGCTCGGCCTGGGCGCCACGCTCGCCGCCGCGCTGCGCCCCGCGTGGGAGGCGGCCCGCTCGGCGCCCGCGCTCACCCTGCGCCGCTCCACCCTGGAGGACGTCGCGCATGGCCGGGCGCCGCGGCTCGCGCTGACGGGAGTGGCCGTGCTCGCCGCGGGCGTGGGGCTGCTCGCCCTGCCCACGCGGGAGCTGCTCCCCGCCTACGCGGGCCTCTTCTCCGTGCTGCTCGGCGCGTCCCTGCTGGTGCCCTGGCTCACGGCCCTGCTCGCCCAAGGGGCGGCGGGACCGCTGGGGGGCGCCTTCGGATTGCTCGGGCGCATGGCGGCGCGGGGGGTGACGGCGAGCCTCAGCCGTACCGCGGTGGCGCTCGCGGCGCTGATGGTGGCGGTGGCCACCACGGTGGGCGTGGGACTGATGGTGACGAGCTTCCGCGGCACCGTGGCGGACTGGCTCGGCTCGTCGCTGGTGGCGGACATCTATGTCTCCCCGCCCTCGCTCGTCGCCCGGCGGGGGGGAGCGGCCTTCCAGCCTGGGCTCGCCGAGCGCGTGCGCACCACGCCGGGTGTGGCCAGCAGCAGCACGATGCGCACGGCGCAGGTGCGCGTGGATGGAGTGCCCACGGACGTGCGCGCGGTGGACTTCGGCGAAACGCCCACGCGCCCCTACCGATTCAAGGAGGGCGATGCGGCGCGCGTGTGGAAGGAGCTGGAGGCGGCCGACACCGTCCTCGTCTCCGAGCCCTTCGCCTCTCACCGGGGCGTGGGCCTGGGCTCGCGCGTGGAGCTGGCGACGGACGGGGGCCCCGCGTCCTTCCGCGTGGTGGGCGTGTACTTCGACTATGGCTCGGACGCGGGCACGGTGATGATGCCGCGGAGCACCTGGCTGCACCACTTCCGCGACGAGACGGTGAGCGGCGTGGCCCTCTATGCCGCGCCGGAACAGGACGTGGATGCGCTCGTCGCCCGGGTGCGCGAGCGCGTCGGCACCGAGCAGATGCTGGACATCCGCTCCAACCGCACCCTGCGCGAGACGTCCCTGGAGGTGTTCGACCGCACCTTCACCATTACCCATGTGCTGCGGCTGCTGGCCATCGGCGTGGCCTTCGTGGGCGTGCTCAGCGCGCTCATGGCGCTGCAGCTCGAGCGCGCCCGGGAGTTCGCCGTGCTGCGCGCCACCGGGCTCACCCCGCGGCAGCTCTGGGCGCTCGTGTCGCTGCAGACGGGGCTGCTCGGAGCACTCGCGGGGTTGTTCTCGCTGCCGCTCGGCGTGGCGCTCGCGTACGTGCTCGTCCACGTCATCAACCAGCGCTCCTTCGGGTGGACGTTGCAGCTCGTGGTGGCGCCGCCGGTGCTCTTCCAGGCGCTGGGGCTGGCGCTGCTCGCGGCGGCGCTCGCGGGCCTGTACCCCTCCTGGAAGATGTCGCGCGCCAATCCCGCGCGGGCCCTGAGGGAGGAGTGA
- a CDS encoding ABC transporter ATP-binding protein, with protein sequence MSPSPPVVELNDVSKSYAEGDAVREVLAGTSLTLHAGEFVVLLGRSGSGKSTLLNLISGIDQPSRGTVRVAGQELGALSEHGRTLLRRERIGFIFQAFNLLPTLTVEENILLPLELTGRAGPASRERVRELLDTVGLGNRAASFPDRLSGGEQQRVAVARALAHAPPLLLADEPTGNLDEATGKRVLDLLEEFTRRERVCALIVTHDPGMVARAHRVLRLEAGRLREEARP encoded by the coding sequence ATGTCCCCCTCCCCGCCCGTGGTCGAGCTGAACGACGTCTCCAAGTCCTACGCCGAGGGCGATGCCGTGCGCGAGGTGCTCGCCGGCACGAGCCTCACCCTGCACGCGGGCGAGTTCGTCGTGCTGCTCGGGCGCAGCGGCTCGGGCAAGTCCACGCTGCTCAACCTCATCAGCGGCATCGACCAGCCCTCGCGGGGCACGGTGCGGGTGGCGGGGCAGGAACTGGGTGCCCTGAGCGAGCACGGGCGCACCCTGCTGCGCCGCGAGCGCATCGGCTTCATCTTCCAGGCCTTCAACCTGCTGCCCACGCTCACGGTGGAGGAGAACATCCTCCTGCCGCTGGAGCTCACCGGACGCGCGGGCCCGGCGTCGCGCGAGCGGGTGCGGGAATTGCTCGACACGGTGGGCCTGGGCAACCGGGCCGCGAGCTTCCCGGACCGGCTCTCCGGCGGCGAACAGCAACGCGTGGCGGTGGCCCGGGCGCTCGCCCACGCCCCGCCCCTGTTGCTCGCGGACGAGCCCACGGGCAACCTCGACGAGGCGACGGGAAAGCGGGTGTTGGATCTGCTCGAGGAGTTCACGCGCCGCGAGCGCGTCTGCGCCCTCATCGTCACGCATGATCCGGGAATGGTCGCGCGCGCCCACCGCGTGCTGCGGCTGGAGGCGGGACGGCTGCGAGAGGAGGCGCGCCCGTGA
- a CDS encoding Crp/Fnr family transcriptional regulator — MKPDRTALDYLELFRSGSWFRATPADFQERVLRLGVLRSLKTGQHLFSRGNLPAGIYGVVDGAIRLRTLGSSGREALLKFLEPPSWCGEIALFDGLPLTHDAIADAPSLVVHVPHAPLEALLAEQPGYWREFGRLMAQHMRLTLLSIDETALEAAPIRLARRLLLIAQNYGDLHGHSSRVIEVRQEELAMMLSISRQTTNQLLKQLEAQGIVGLRYGEIEILDLEKLRGVVAGNG, encoded by the coding sequence ATGAAGCCTGACCGCACGGCACTCGACTACCTGGAACTCTTCCGCTCCGGGAGCTGGTTTCGCGCCACCCCGGCCGACTTCCAGGAGAGGGTGCTGCGGCTCGGCGTCCTCCGCTCCCTGAAGACGGGCCAGCACCTGTTCTCCCGGGGCAACCTCCCCGCCGGCATCTACGGTGTGGTCGATGGCGCCATCCGGTTGCGCACGCTCGGATCGTCCGGCCGGGAAGCCCTGCTCAAGTTCCTCGAGCCTCCGTCCTGGTGTGGGGAAATCGCTCTCTTCGACGGCCTGCCACTGACCCACGACGCCATCGCCGATGCGCCGTCCCTCGTCGTCCACGTGCCGCACGCTCCCCTGGAGGCCCTGCTCGCGGAGCAGCCCGGCTATTGGCGCGAATTCGGCCGGCTCATGGCCCAGCACATGCGGCTCACCCTGCTGTCCATCGACGAGACCGCGCTGGAGGCCGCGCCCATCCGGCTCGCGCGGCGCCTGCTGCTCATCGCCCAGAACTACGGGGACCTGCACGGCCACAGCAGCCGGGTCATCGAGGTGCGGCAGGAGGAACTCGCGATGATGCTCTCCATCTCCCGGCAGACGACGAACCAGCTCCTCAAGCAGCTCGAGGCCCAGGGCATCGTGGGGCTGCGCTACGGGGAGATCGAGATCCTCGACCTGGAGAAGCTGCGCGGGGTGGTGGCGGGCAACGGGTGA
- a CDS encoding zinc-binding dehydrogenase, whose protein sequence is MATMLAGRLDLVTGKFGMEQVAIPEPGPGEVRIKVLAAGICLSDVHLIDGSLRLKPRPGFTAVTLGHEVAGVIEKLGEGTETWWKVGQRVLLQAGQTCGACALCMTRTGCLRPLTRGVDYDGGWAEYALARQDTLIAVPDMLPIEQAAILPDAVSTPYAAIVETAALRPAESVGLWGIGGLGAHGVQLVRAFGAAPIIAFDPLPEARERALALGADLALDPQQPDVREQVLSWTDGRGLDVALDLAGVAPVREQAQSVLAPRGRLVLVGLTPAPLTISQSIGFCVAMQQVRGHYGSRFEHLPQLVKLTRLGRLDFSRSVSAVLPLADAPLGVERLMKKQGNPIRLVLQP, encoded by the coding sequence ATGGCGACGATGTTGGCGGGTCGGCTCGACCTCGTGACGGGGAAGTTCGGGATGGAACAGGTGGCCATTCCCGAGCCAGGGCCGGGTGAAGTGCGCATCAAGGTGTTGGCGGCCGGTATCTGTCTGTCGGACGTGCACCTGATCGATGGTTCCCTGCGGTTGAAGCCGCGCCCGGGGTTCACGGCCGTCACCCTGGGCCATGAGGTCGCGGGTGTCATCGAGAAGCTCGGCGAGGGCACGGAGACCTGGTGGAAGGTGGGCCAGCGCGTCCTGCTCCAGGCGGGGCAGACGTGTGGAGCGTGCGCCCTGTGTATGACGCGGACGGGGTGTCTGCGCCCGCTCACGCGAGGCGTGGACTACGACGGGGGCTGGGCCGAGTACGCGCTCGCCCGTCAGGACACGCTCATCGCCGTTCCGGACATGCTGCCCATCGAGCAGGCGGCCATTCTGCCGGACGCGGTCTCCACGCCATACGCGGCCATCGTGGAGACGGCGGCGCTGCGGCCCGCGGAGTCCGTGGGCCTCTGGGGCATTGGAGGACTGGGGGCGCACGGCGTGCAACTGGTGCGCGCGTTCGGCGCGGCGCCCATCATCGCCTTCGATCCCCTGCCGGAGGCGCGGGAGCGGGCGTTGGCGCTGGGCGCGGACCTGGCGTTGGATCCCCAGCAACCGGACGTGCGCGAGCAAGTGCTGAGCTGGACGGACGGGCGGGGACTGGACGTGGCGCTGGACCTGGCGGGCGTGGCTCCCGTGCGTGAGCAGGCGCAGTCGGTGCTGGCGCCGCGAGGCCGGCTCGTGTTGGTGGGCCTGACGCCCGCGCCCCTGACGATCTCCCAGAGCATCGGCTTCTGCGTGGCGATGCAGCAGGTGAGGGGGCATTACGGCTCGCGGTTCGAGCACCTGCCGCAGCTCGTGAAGCTCACGCGGCTGGGCCGGCTCGACTTCTCCCGCTCGGTCAGCGCCGTGCTGCCCCTGGCGGACGCGCCACTGGGCGTCGAGCGCCTGATGAAGAAGCAGGGCAATCCCATCCGCCTCGTCCTCCAACCGTGA
- a CDS encoding bifunctional cytochrome P450/NADPH--P450 reductase, with amino-acid sequence MMNKSSHSSSIPQPHVRPLVGNVPDVGFETPLQNMMKLARELGPIFRLSFPGGRTALVLSSHELVADVCDESRFDKQVSGALKQIRDFAGDGLFTAMTEEPNWGKAHRLLMPAFGPAAMRNYHDDMLDVADQMFTRWERFGPEAVLDVPDNMTRLTLDTIALCGFGYRFNSFYQTEMHPFVESMVRALAEAGNRARRVPLQTQLMLRTQRQFQADIGYMHEVTRELIAKRRTLTPEEAPRDLLSLMLDAKDPLTGEGLDEENIRNQMVTFLIAGHETTSGLLSFATYFLLRHPEVLEKAHAEVDRVLGDEVPRFEQVGQLHYIDQILRESLRLWPTAPAFSVHPKAEETLIAGTYPIRREDTAVVLTTMLHRDPTVWKDPERFDPDRFAPEVRDRIPPHAWKPFGNGQRSCIGRAFALQEATLVLAMMLQRFHLVEPAPYELHVRETLTLKPEGLKLRVRVRKPVSRPLASRPTPGAAAPAPKQEGVASHGTPLLLLYGSNSGASEAFARRIASDGLARGYSAKVAPLDDYTGKLPKEGAVVLVTASYNGQPPDNARAFHTWISNIPEGSLLGVRYAVFGCGNRDWAATYQAIPKHFDERLSAAGAEALVARGEADARGDFFGDFEHWYAPFWETVGAALGVSSRAVSSEPLYTVEVVPSSSAELVKQNKLELATLVDNRELVDMTSPLGRSKRHLAFKLPEGVTYAAGDYLAVLPENHPDLVERAARRFGLRTDAAVVLHSTRGAMASSLPTDTPVSVQELLGRHVELSAPATRKDLERLAEKNPCPPHAMHLAALAQDAERYKKEILDKRVSVLDLLEQYTSCILTFGDFLELLPAMRVRQYSVSSSPRADPTVCTLTVAVVDAEAWSGQGRFHGTCSSYLARLRPGEQVAVAVRTPNAPFHPPASNATPIIMVGAGTGLAPFRGFIQERALRHTRGEAAGPALFFFGCDHPEVDFLYREELAAWEREGVVKVLPAFFRQPEGDVMFVQHRLWKEREQVKALLAQGAQFFICGDGRRMAPAVRETLAKIHQERVGCSEAEATAWLEGMEKQGRLVADVFA; translated from the coding sequence ATGATGAACAAGTCATCCCATTCGAGCAGCATTCCCCAGCCGCATGTGCGTCCCCTCGTCGGCAATGTGCCGGACGTCGGGTTCGAGACACCCCTGCAGAACATGATGAAGCTCGCGCGCGAGCTCGGGCCCATCTTCCGGCTGTCGTTCCCCGGAGGCCGCACCGCCCTGGTGCTCAGCTCTCATGAGCTGGTGGCCGATGTCTGTGACGAGAGCCGCTTCGACAAGCAGGTGAGCGGGGCGCTCAAGCAGATCCGCGACTTCGCGGGTGACGGCCTCTTCACGGCGATGACGGAGGAGCCCAACTGGGGCAAGGCCCACCGCCTGTTGATGCCCGCGTTCGGTCCCGCGGCCATGCGCAACTACCACGACGACATGCTCGACGTGGCCGACCAGATGTTCACGCGTTGGGAGCGCTTCGGGCCGGAGGCCGTGCTCGACGTGCCGGACAACATGACGCGGCTCACGCTCGACACCATCGCGCTGTGTGGCTTCGGCTACCGCTTCAACTCCTTCTATCAGACGGAGATGCACCCCTTCGTCGAGTCCATGGTGCGCGCCCTGGCCGAGGCGGGCAATCGCGCCCGGCGTGTCCCGCTCCAGACGCAGCTCATGCTGCGCACCCAGCGCCAGTTCCAGGCGGACATCGGCTACATGCACGAGGTGACGCGCGAGCTCATCGCGAAGCGCCGCACGCTCACGCCCGAGGAGGCCCCGCGCGACCTGCTCAGCCTCATGCTCGACGCGAAGGACCCCCTCACGGGCGAGGGGCTCGACGAGGAGAACATCCGCAACCAGATGGTGACCTTCCTCATCGCGGGTCACGAGACGACGAGCGGCCTGTTGTCCTTCGCCACCTACTTCCTGCTGCGCCACCCCGAGGTGCTCGAGAAGGCCCATGCCGAGGTGGACCGGGTGCTGGGCGACGAGGTGCCGCGCTTCGAGCAGGTCGGCCAGTTGCACTACATCGATCAGATCCTGCGCGAGTCGCTGCGCCTGTGGCCCACCGCGCCGGCCTTCTCCGTGCACCCCAAGGCGGAGGAGACGCTGATCGCGGGCACCTACCCCATCCGCCGCGAGGACACCGCGGTGGTGCTCACCACGATGCTGCACCGCGATCCCACGGTGTGGAAGGACCCGGAGCGCTTCGATCCGGATCGCTTTGCCCCCGAGGTGCGCGACCGCATTCCGCCGCACGCGTGGAAGCCATTTGGCAACGGGCAGCGCTCGTGCATCGGCCGGGCGTTCGCGCTCCAGGAGGCCACGCTGGTGCTGGCCATGATGCTCCAGCGCTTCCACCTCGTGGAGCCCGCGCCGTACGAGCTCCACGTCCGCGAGACGCTCACGCTCAAGCCCGAGGGGCTCAAGCTGCGCGTCCGGGTGCGCAAGCCCGTCTCCCGTCCGCTCGCCTCGCGTCCCACGCCCGGTGCCGCCGCGCCCGCTCCGAAGCAGGAGGGAGTGGCCTCTCATGGCACGCCCCTGCTGCTGCTCTACGGCTCCAACTCGGGGGCCTCCGAGGCGTTCGCCCGGCGCATCGCCAGTGATGGGCTCGCGCGGGGCTACTCGGCGAAGGTGGCGCCGCTGGACGACTACACCGGGAAGCTGCCCAAGGAGGGCGCCGTCGTCCTCGTGACGGCCTCCTACAACGGCCAGCCGCCGGACAACGCGCGGGCGTTCCACACGTGGATTTCGAACATTCCCGAGGGCTCGCTGCTGGGCGTGCGCTACGCGGTGTTCGGCTGCGGCAACCGGGACTGGGCCGCGACGTACCAGGCCATTCCCAAGCACTTCGACGAGCGGCTGAGCGCCGCGGGAGCCGAGGCGCTCGTCGCGCGGGGCGAGGCGGATGCGCGGGGTGACTTCTTCGGGGACTTCGAGCACTGGTACGCGCCCTTCTGGGAGACGGTGGGGGCGGCGCTCGGTGTGTCCTCGCGCGCGGTGTCGTCCGAGCCGCTCTACACGGTGGAGGTGGTGCCCTCCTCGAGCGCGGAGCTGGTGAAGCAGAACAAGCTCGAGCTGGCCACGCTGGTGGACAACCGCGAGCTCGTCGACATGACGTCGCCGCTCGGCCGCTCCAAGCGGCACCTCGCCTTCAAGCTGCCCGAGGGCGTGACGTACGCGGCGGGTGACTACCTCGCGGTGCTACCGGAGAACCACCCGGACCTCGTGGAGCGCGCCGCGCGCCGCTTCGGACTGCGCACGGACGCCGCCGTCGTCCTGCACTCGACCCGGGGCGCCATGGCGTCGTCGCTGCCCACGGACACGCCGGTGTCGGTGCAGGAATTGCTCGGCCGGCACGTGGAGCTGTCGGCGCCCGCCACGCGCAAGGACCTGGAGCGGCTGGCGGAGAAGAACCCCTGCCCGCCGCACGCCATGCACCTGGCGGCCCTCGCCCAGGACGCCGAGCGCTACAAGAAGGAGATCCTCGACAAGCGCGTGAGCGTGCTGGACCTGCTGGAGCAGTACACCTCGTGCATCCTCACCTTCGGAGACTTCCTCGAGCTGCTGCCGGCCATGCGCGTGCGGCAGTACTCGGTGTCGTCCTCGCCGAGGGCGGACCCCACGGTGTGCACGTTGACGGTGGCGGTGGTGGACGCGGAGGCGTGGAGCGGCCAGGGCCGCTTCCATGGAACGTGCTCGAGCTATCTGGCGCGGCTGCGTCCGGGCGAGCAGGTGGCGGTGGCGGTACGCACGCCGAACGCGCCCTTCCACCCGCCCGCGTCGAACGCGACGCCCATCATCATGGTGGGCGCGGGCACGGGACTGGCGCCCTTCCGGGGCTTCATCCAGGAGCGCGCTCTGCGCCACACGCGAGGGGAGGCGGCCGGGCCGGCGTTGTTCTTCTTCGGGTGTGACCACCCGGAGGTGGACTTCCTCTACCGCGAGGAACTGGCGGCCTGGGAGCGCGAGGGCGTGGTGAAGGTGCTGCCCGCCTTCTTCCGCCAGCCCGAGGGCGACGTGATGTTCGTGCAGCACCGGCTGTGGAAGGAGCGCGAGCAGGTGAAGGCGCTGCTGGCCCAGGGGGCCCAATTCTTCATCTGCGGGGATGGGCGGCGCATGGCGCCCGCGGTGCGCGAGACGTTGGCGAAGATCCACCAGGAGAGGGTGGGCTGCTCCGAGGCGGAGGCCACGGCGTGGCTGGAGGGAATGGAGAAGCAGGGCCGCCTGGTGGCGGACGTCTTCGCCTGA